Proteins encoded in a region of the Quercus lobata isolate SW786 chromosome 8, ValleyOak3.0 Primary Assembly, whole genome shotgun sequence genome:
- the LOC115957960 gene encoding uncharacterized protein LOC115957960, producing the protein MGAPTKKYICFLMFLMILRIAGVFGAGECGKSSIDNGVMRLAPCALAAHDEKAEVSDKCCTVVKDIDVCCFCAIMLSNIAKSSGIKPEVAITIPKRCNIANRPVGYKCGAYTLP; encoded by the exons ATGGGAGCTCCCACGAAGAAGTACATTTGCTTTCTAATGTTTCTTATGATTCTAAGAATTGCTGGGGTTTTTGGGGCGGGTGAATGTGGGAAATCATCCATTGACAATGGGGTTATGAGGCTAGCTCCCTGTGCATTGGCAGCACATGATGAGAAAGCTGAAGTCTCAGATAAGTGCTGCACTGTGGTGAAAGATATCGACGTATGCTGCTTTTGTGCCATCATGCTTTCCAATATAGCTAAGAGTTCAGGAATCAAGCCAGAAGTTGCAATTACCATACCTAAAAGGTGCAACATTGCTAATCGCCCTGTTGGTTACAAGTGTGGAG CTTATACGTTGCCTTGA